Genomic DNA from Danio rerio strain Tuebingen ecotype United States chromosome 22, GRCz12tu, whole genome shotgun sequence:
ataaaaatgcaatatgtACATACTTGTGCATACAAAAGTCTGTAAAGagtaaagatgtttttaaaattcaCAAGTAGCTACAAAGAAATGAAAAGTTCAACATTTAAGAATTAACATTATGAgaacaaaatgtatattttctttctgaaatgttgtttgttttatttacaacttttaCAACTAAGAAATTATGTTTTACAATGTTTAGTTGTGGAAAATGTAAAGATCACATGGCAATTCTCTGATTTTCTGAAATGACTGGATTTGTTAGTTGTGGGTTtgagtggaaaaaaataaaaaatatatatatatattggtcaaATTGGTTAAAAATTGGTTAAAAATCAGTGCTATTCTGAATATTGATTTATAAACTCATCTGTAATTAAAACAGGTAATGTGTTGGCTAGggattaaaactattttttataatctaaatattattttcttttattttcgaGAATGTcaatttatgcaaaaattaaataaataaatacaattatttgaaTGTAATCAATTATCATAACTTCTAATcataatcaatattaataattatattaatcatatttttcTCCATGTGGAAAATACAAGCAAGGGGttaattattaaaaagttatACAACAAagcaatttttattataataaaaaggtaaacatttaaaaaataataataataacaacaacaacaacaataccaataataatataactgcattaataaaatcagcCATATAAAGTCTAAGAAACTGACCAAAAGAAATGTTAAGCAAGACTAAAATATGTTAAGATATACATGTTGCCTAATAGCATATGCAGTTAAATTACTAACAGATGAAACTTACCTGCAACTGGCAAAAGCAAAGTCAGCAAGAAAGCTGTATCCATGTTGTATACTTATGAAGAATTTTTCCAAGTGCTCCAAGGGAGTGAAAATGAGTTAGTGATCTTGCTTTCATTCAGCTCTGGATCTCATTTATATGAGAAGGGGGTGGGATAGTAGCCCTAAATAAGCCATGAAGGAATTCCCCATCCCTCAATCCTTTGTTTGGACCAAGAAGAGAGGCGAGCAGAAGTTCTCCATCCACCACAGGCTCCCTCTGCTGTCCTGACAGGGTTTCCAGGAAATCACTGTGTACACTCTGAAGATAACATTTCCTTTATGAATTAGCGAGTGGCGACACATTAAAACAACTTCCAACGCTTTTTTTTACAAGCTTGgggaaattattttgttttccctGAAATGCTTGATCTAAAAGAAAGTAGCTTGATGGATTGAGGAGGGGgctattgtataaatatgaattaatttaaGTGTATAACATGAGGcctatatagaaaaaaaaacatttgcttatGTACGTTAAGAATAGTAAAAAGTGTATTGTGTGTGACATTACCATATAACAGCTAGTAGGCGCAAAACCTCGACGGTAGACTATAATTCTGCAAAAGAAgacataaaaacatgataaagcctaataaaaataaatgatatgttttattttgtgtctaatgtgagtttgaatctCACTTGCAAGTTGCCATACTTAAACCTCTATATACGGTGTGTAGACTGACCTGTATGGACATGAAGGCGACAATGGATAATTTACCTCAGatctaaaaatacattaaaacaaccATGAATGTTAACATGTTCGACTCAGTGTTATCCAGCAAGTGTTTTCATGATGAGGAATGCATAAGTGACACGATGTGTgtttttaatcatgttaaaatgCTCTGTATATGAATTATTAGATAATGTAGGTTACTTATCCGTTTCCCTGCGACGTGCAGTCAGTGCGCCTGCTGATAGCTCCGCCCACACGCTCTTCTGATTGGCTGGGATTTTGGATTGATTTGTGGAGTCTCGCAACATTGTGGGGTCTGGTGTGCCCTTTGGACAGCCGAATATGCTTGAATCTTTACCTGGTTATATATACTGTGTAAACTTAGAAATATCTTGACAGACATTTTTACACTAAACTAATAATTTTGTTAATGATATAGCTCTGAAAACATATAAAAGTTATATGctttataatatttaatgtttccAGTTGATGAATGATCAGAATACATCCTGCTTTAATGGGATATGTTCTCACAAAAGGAAAATAACCTCATCACGTAGTTTTAACATCTATTAATGCTATTAATGTTTAACGTCTAATTcttctttaaaacacaaaagaagatattttgaagaatgctgttgcTGGGATGCCTTGACTTAAAAATATGGGAATATGGAAGTCATTGGGTGCCAACAagttcttttgtgtttaagagaagaaaCAAATATAAAGAAACGTAAGGGTGAGCCAATGACAACAGAATGTAACTACAAGCAATtttaaacaaagaacaaaactgAATGACACAGTTAAATTCAACAAAGCTGTCGGCTGCTAATAATTTTTTATGAAAGATACGAGTTGCAAATATTGTTATACGATAAAACGAATAATGACAAGACTGAAATCGCTTTcagattttctttttcaattgACGTACAGTAAAAACcatgtcagccaatcagaattcgCCAAACTCAAAAGATGGCAAGCATTTAAGGGTCTCATAAAGTGCTTTGAATTGTGGATTATTGTTCGATACATAATGTAATCGCAATTGAAACATGAAGACAAGGCGGGACTtacagtagcccctccccttttaaaaacagccaatagcgtttctGTTTTAtcccagctctgccagtgagagtggttaagcTCAAGCAGGACAAATTAAAaccaaatgagaagcatcttccAAAGGGCGGGGCATcccagacactagagagcatttgataggtcaaaagatttgatgagaaactgaagtatgaaaaaatgttgattcatttaggcagaagtgacaaactgcaagtttTGGAGGTTTatttcttctaaatgtgaattttgtcactgttttggagcacactacaGCTTATACTTAAGATTAACATACTCTAAAACACTTGATTTTAATTTTACAGGACCTTTAAAGCAACAAAACTTAACTTCTCTTTTAACTTATCAAACAACAATAACAAGTTTCATAATCGCTAACCATCATGATTCAGAAGCTATGATTATATTGTCGTTTTTTGTGCTCTGTGAATTTGCAGGGTTTTTTTCCCAAGAAGCAGCTGAACAAACCAGTGTCATCCTCCAGGTCAGTTGCACAGATGCTTGCTCAGGTTTTAAACAATAGAGGATAACGATTATGTAAAAGAGCGTTTAAGAGCGGACATGACTGAATGGAGCTTTTTTATTAGTGTCAAAGTTTTACATCAGGGTTCAAATTGCTCAGATGACTTTTGTTGTCCTGCACATAAAAATCTGCATTTCTACATGACTGATGTGCCTGCTTCTGTTATGTTAAgagatatttaaagaaaaatctgACCAAACAAACTGGGGAAAAAATGTTAATGCTGTAAAAGTAATATTGATTGCACTTAATATTACAAACATGCTAAATTCTTGAAGTGATATTCAAATGTTAAACTAAATGTAAACACATTAGGATTTCATAAAAGGCATTTACTGaacttataaataaaaataataattaaactaaataccAAGCATTTTctataataatatgaattatagcagaataattaataatatatagcaACTTTCAgttcactgtaaaaccccaaaagttaaggtaactcaaaacatttgagaaaaccgatggcaacaaaccatttaaatgaaaaaacaaatcctaatgagtactgtgaacttaatccatttgagtaaatgaagcaatctgagcacagcaaaatgcaataaatgaagagaactaaaACCAACCgagtgctgtaaaacccaataagttatggcaactcaatccatttgagctaaaaaaaaaaactaatctatgagTACTTTGAACTGACTCAGTTTAAGATGAAgcaatgatttatttaatcaactcattaccttcaacactgacaTCAAAACTagtcaaatgagtagaattaactttcagtcaattttgaataaatattaaaacaaattgaCATTAAACAAGCTcccaaaataaatcattttatgacattttaaacatcaaataGCTTCtattttttatagtgttttaTAGAAGGAAGGAagacagacacaaacagacagacagatagatagatagatagatagatagatagatagatagatagatagatagatggatagatggatagatagatagatagatagatagatagatagatagatagatagatagatagatagatagatagatagatagataaatagatagatagatagatagatgaaagaaTGAGATATAGTGAAtattatgcaaaataataattatgcaaaacaatatttaagaaatacaatattttaataataatgatgttagACGTTATGCATCATTGTAAGAATATATTTGGTAAccttttactttatatttattttattttttaattttcgtGATGagtttactttaatatttttatgtatgtatgattGTGTGGAATGGATGTATTTGCATAGTAAAAAATGTGGtaattttacacttttaaaaaagtaaaataaaggccattaaaatacacaaatttaccgtaaaataatgtctgttaaattacaggaatttaccGTAGAATAACGGacgtcaaattacaaaaatttagCGTGGAATAACGGACGTTAAAATACAGAAGTTCACTATAAAACAACGGCCATTTAATCACAGAAATTTACATAGAATATTGGACGATAAATTACGtaaatttatcgtaaaataatggctgttaaattactgaaatttaccatagaataacggccgttaaatgacagaaatgtacCGTAGAATAAGAGACATTCAACTagagaaatttaccgtaaaaataacggccgttaaattacagaaacttactgTAGAATAACAGACATTAGattgcagaaatttaccatataataatggccgttaaattccagaaatttaccgtagaATAACAAgagttgaattacagaaatttactgtaaaataatggccgttaaattaaagaaatttactttAGAGTAGTGGTCATTAGATTACAGAAATTTACGGTAGAATAATGGacgttgaattacagaaatgtctttaaatttaaatttctggtaaatttctgtaatttaacagccattcttttacagtttttttccggCACCTCAGCTGgtgaaaattacagattttttacagtatgtatgtatatgcacTGTGAAAAAATGAccgtaaaaaactgtaaaaatgctacagtaaaaatctttaacctggttaacggtatgtttccatgatatataaaacaaataatcgtAAACTGATTTACCTATAactccctgcatggcacatcactttttatgctttttgttgacattattatggatctttttagttgtttccccatcattAATGTACATTAcaaatttatgttacatctaatattgataaacaatgtttatttcatgactttcatGACAATTTTTTGCTTGTTACCATACTGGtatttagtagctgtgtgaatgacacttcTTTACACTAATACTCCTAGCATTGGTTTATCATGCAACTTTCTCATCAGCAACTGCATATGGCTGTGTTCACGTGTctatctgtgtaacaaaagatgtgcaGATGTTCacaattcaaaatacagacataataccgctataaattaatgaaatacggtagtttactgtaaaaattagtaattacttttacggtttgtaccgttttttccagtgtatgtatgtatgtatatattatttttgtttgtttgttttgttcccaCTGTTTATATGTTcctaaaaaatctataaaaactaGATATAAAACAAGAAAGAGGCAagatatattcatatttatttgaacATTTATAAACATCTCTTATTTAAAAAAGTGACAGTGTAGCCTTCACAGCTGTGGAAAAACATCTCACACTTccacaaaaaaatttacaaaatccCAGCTTTACAAATCACAGTAAACACATGCAGCTTAATCCTGATCGACAGAATAAAACAGCAGATTGTAGAAGCATCTTCAACAGGCACAAGCGAATTTTGTCGACACAACCAATCACATTTATCTCAGTTCATCTCCCCCAGAAACGCCCTTCGGCTGTTTTGTCTGGGAAAGATATGAGAAATAGTATTGATCGTGATGGGCTCGACTCCAACCGTGGACCCCCGCAAGAAATCTCCTCTCATCACCGACCTGAAGGACTTCCGAAACTCCTCGTTTTTCCACGTGTACAGGAAGGGATTGGAAACAAATATGGTGCAAAACACAATCCAAGTCGAAGTCCAAATCGCGACAGACACTGGGACGAACAATCCAGCGACAAGAACCCAAAAAATAGGTTCGGTTGTGAGAATAAAGATAAAACACACTGCAAGGACATAAAACCCGAGTCGCTTGTCCTTTCTAGGGAACGAATAAGGCAGATTGTTCACGATTTGGAAATTTAAAATGCTAACCCTTTTCACGCTTATTTGCACCCGACGGAAGATTTTAAAGTAGCAATAAACAACCACGAGAGTTTGTCCGATGATAGTGAACGCCAAAGTCCCAGCAGCGAAACGACTGGACAAAACAGACACGACTGCGAAAGATCCGTCGGCAGAGTCGTGACAACTTTTCGTCGGATATCGAAAAGACGTAAGCCAAGGGAACAGGGCGCCCAAAGAGAGGAGCCAGGATCCAGCGATCATCCATTCTGTGTTTCTCTTCTGGTAGAGACTTTGATACACAGCAGGCGTTTTAGTGATCAGAACGTACCTGTTGACCGCAATAAGAGAATGCGAAAGCAGCGACACGGTGATTCCCAAAAACAGCAGGGCTTCCTTGAACGCCTGGTAACCCAGCACTAAAAGAGTCCCAGTGGAAGTGGCCACCGCTTCATGGGGCATCCAAAAAGCGCAGACCAGCAGATCTGCCACGCAGCCGTTGACTATGAACGCATTGCTGGCTGTGCGGAGCTTCTTGAACGTGACCACTAAATAGATGACCAGGAGATTAAGAATGGTTCCCAGAACGCACATGAAGGAGTAGACGGTGGCGAGAGAGATGCGAGAGCCACGTCCCAATTCACACGCCAATAGCGGCACGTCTGTGTCGTTTGGCATGATGGTGGAGATCCTGTCATCTCATCTTATCTTGTGTGGAGAATCGTGCGCGGGAGAGAGCAAAGCTCCCTTTGGCGATGCTGCGATGGAGATTCAGGctttatatgagtgtgtgtgtgtgtgtgtgtgtgtgagagagaatacGAAGAGGCGTGAGATCAACAAAAGCCCACGCTGTATTCTCACGTGTCTTTCATTATCCCCAGGGGGTGCACAATCACGGCGAAGGCAAATAATTATTCATTGAGGATTGAGGCTGTAATCAATAGCGCACACTATAATGAGAATGTTTAGGAACAGGAGGGATACGTGGAGTCTATCTACTATTGATTCAAAAAGGATGCCGATATGGTtaaagaaaaaatttaatatgcaaattaatgttATTTCTGTCTCCTATGGCGTTCTTTGTCGTTCTTTCTGTGGAACGTAAAAGGGGATGTTTTGCAGAATGTTTGTGCTGCTCTATTTCATACTATGCGAATGAGGACTGATGTTGTGCAGCTTTTAGaattagaaatgttttattttaatttagatttgaCTGATCCTGTTCTggttttttttaatacaacacaaaatattttactgcTGGTGATGCactgataatagtaataataataataataataataaatagtaggaaatcagactattgaaaaatctgatttaattaaAAGAACTGACTCAAGTTACGAGTCCTTTGTTCAAGAGTCAGACTACCCTttgttataattatttgattcacaaaaaaaagttatgAGTCTGGTCTTTTGTCAGCCTACAGTAACTGTTTCAGTCGCCTGTGTGTTAATGCGCATTTTGAATGACCACAGACACAAGTGCTGAAAattgcaaatttaaaataaaaatatgaattttatatgtaatttgtgAAGTCTTTCGGTCACTTGAGGTGGTTTTGGATTTGTGCAAAAACGGTTAACGTGAAAAATGGGAGTCGGAAACACATTTGCCGAATAAACTCTGATAACACTACAACCACGTGACTAATCAGCTGACTCTTTTATGCTTGCCTTGATTACGGAttgttgctaggttaccaatactacagtcagctgctccaacaacttgatgaaaaaaaaaaaaaaacagccaatgcgGACACGACTGCGAAGGATCGGTCGGCAGAGTTGCGACAACTTTTCGTTGATACCAAAAAGACGTAAACCAAGGAAACAGGGAGCCCACAGAGACAAGCCAGGATCATGCGATCATCCATTCGGTGTTTCTCTTCAGAATGCACCTTTTGACCGCAATAAGAGAATGCGATAGCCACGATACAAAGATTCCCAGAAACAGCAGGGTTTCTTTTAACTCCTGTTAACCCACTATAAAGATTAATCAGCTTACTCTATCATGCTTGCCTTGATAACTGACTGTTGCTAGGTTACAGTCAGCTGCATAACAACACACCTTATTCacattttgggattttttttttttttgtgaactttaAAAAGATTTGATTAACTTTAGAATTGAAACGATGATTATGTTGTATATTCTGACACACTGAGAAAAACTGCCTCAGAGTCTTTATTTTTCCATTTGAACATATGAGTGCACCGTAGTACAAATGATGTTGGTTTGTTTAAAGAATACACCAAACTCAAAAGAGCGTAAGTATTTAAAGTAGGGCTGGGCCAAATAAAATATCGTGATATCAGATCACGATAAAatttgtcaataataatgataagctCGGccctttttttactctatattgttCTAAGAGctaatcacacagcagaaatgtgcaacaatgggaatctaaaagtgttgATATTAGACATGCACCGAATTTTCAGCCAACAAAAATATATCGACTGAAAATCTTATGCTATTTTAGTGGCATTAGTCTTTttttggggtactcttttaaatcgaGAAGTGttaacaacttatattgaaatatatattgttatcgttcaatttggaaaataattatcgagattgcgtTTTTGATATATAGCCTAGCCCTAATTTAAAGGTCTTATAAAGTGCGTTGAAATCTGCATCATAGCTTGATATTTGACTtatagtagcccctcccctttttaagAAACAACCAATAGCGTTTCTATTATATCACAGCTCTGCTTTTTGGCACTTTTTATCCGCCTTTGTTGTTTCAGTAATCTAGGGCAGGgttgaccaaccctgttcctggagatttaccttcctgcagttttcagttgcaacccatatcaaacacacctgcctgtaattatgaAGTGTTGaacaggtcctaattaattggtttgtttgatcagggttggagctgaactctgcggAAAGatagatctccagaaacagggttgagcacccctaaTCAAAGGCTTTTTTGTTTGTGGAATAAAAAATATGCTTAGCTAAATGTTCATCCTGCTTAGTTTTATACAAAGTAAAAGAGAGGACTGATTCTTTACAGCTTTTGAAACATGAGAatacacatatttttattttaacccaTTACTGGTTCAGTTCACTTTGATTCGTAACTGTTTTTGATAACCTGAAAATGGATTTCccatttaaatgcaataaaaataaacacaaatcagACTATTGCTTGCTTTGATTGAAGAAAAATAACCCACTCAAAAAATGACACAAATGCTGAGTTGTTGTAACCCGATGTTGGCTCAAATATGATTCGGTTAAGAAGTGTAATTTAAAAGTACCTGGAAAAAGTTAACCAACAACCCAGCTTTTTTAAGAGTGTAGACAACCACTAGCTGAGTTGTtgattaacaaaaaataattataataattaaataaaataatttaagatttCACAGTTAGATATTGCTTAATAatataagctagtttggcattctgtccagggagagaacttTAAGCtaggagataattgagcccaggggtCCTGCCTAGTCAAAATCATGTAAAGGGGTATGTGATCAGGTAGTTCCTCAGAGCTCCTCctggttataaaaaaaataaaataaaatatgttaaaaaacgAGGGACGATTGTGGGGGGTGAGGCGGGTGTCTTCAGAAAATGAAAATGAGGGAGTAGTTTTAGACAGGCTAGTTATAGTGAGTtttgattaatctgattggcttccAAATGATAGCGGATTGGAGACCAGCCGCAATCATCACAttctcctctcgaaattagtgtgTGAAACTTCTCTTTGACTCAGatgtaaaagtttatttttagaaattattaCACATATTGCATAGTAAGTTCTAAATAACCAAGCCATTCAAGTTATTAGAAGGGGagtctatactgctcagtgagcgccttttttcagatgagacgttacaGCAGAGGTCCCGACTCTGTGGGTGTTAAAACCCCcaaaaaagtaggggtttaaccctggcatcctgggtacatttgcccactggcctctgttcatcatgacctcctaaccatccccatatcattattggcttcatcactctgtttccaatcagctggtgtgtgatcTGGCACAATATGTCTGCCATcgcttcatccaggtggatgctgcacactggaggaGGATAAGTAGATTCcctcaaaaaatgtgtaaagcactttgagtgtttagaaaaatactatataaatacaagggtttattattattactggatAGGATTAGTTTAATAATTGGACTTGTCTTGGTGTTTGTCTCTAAATCATTGTAAGAACCAACTCAAAAGATCTATTCATTTTTTCCAACGAGTTGCATTTTTGATTTACGAGAAAAACAATCTCACACTAGCTATTTAGCTGTATTAAAAggtatatttcacccaaaatgaaaattattatcatttaaccACACCTACATTGGTCACAAACAGAATAAAATTTCTTTCTTGCTTCGAACTTGCTTGAAaaatggtagccattgacttccatatattaTCCGTTTTCCCTATAGATTccacaaacattcttcaaaatatcttctgttgtgttcaacaaaagaaagaaacaaatgtTTGGAACTACTTCAGGGggagtattattttatttttggctgaacaatccctttaaaccAGTGTCAGATTATGGTTATTAGATTAGGTTATATTTTCTTCTCTCGTTGTAAGAACTAACTCAAATGTTGCCAAAATCAACATTGATGGATGGAAGAACACGCACTAAAAAACTGATTAAAAGAGCAGCATGACTATTTTCTTCATCAAATTCTCAAAGTGCACAAGTCGGAAAGAACTACCATGACAGCTTTGAACCATTTCAAAGAAATttaatcactattattattatatggagTCCAACAGCAGCCTTGAAACCTGCTATTTTCTTTGAGTTGATGATTGAGCCTAATGCGTATTCAAAAAGACAGACATTACACCTTTATAATCTC
This window encodes:
- the gpr88 gene encoding G protein-coupled receptor 88 (The RefSeq protein has 1 substitution compared to this genomic sequence) produces the protein MPNDTDVPLLACELGRGSRISLATVYSFMCVLGTILNLLVIYLVVTFKKLRTASNAFIVNGCVADLLVCAFWMPHEAVATSTGTLLVLGYQAFKEALLFLGITVSLLSHSLIAVNRYVLITKTPAVYQSLYQKRNTEWMIAGSWLLSLGALFPWLTSFRYPTKSCHDSADGSFAVVSVLSSRFAAGTLAFTIIGQTLVVVYCYFKIFRRVQISVKRVSILNFQIVNNLPYSYPRKDKRLGFYVLAVCFIFILTTEPIFWVLVAGLFVPVSVAIWTSTWIVFCTIFVSNPFLYTWKNEEFRKSFRSVMRGDFLRGSTVGVEPITINTISHIFPRQNSRRAFLGEMN